Genomic DNA from Cololabis saira isolate AMF1-May2022 chromosome 20, fColSai1.1, whole genome shotgun sequence:
TCATGGAGCCAGGAATGATCAGTGTGAGAGGAAATCTGCCTCAGAAATTCAAACTTGCATGTACCACTTGCCAATCAAGAACCTGAATGTGTCTCATGCTGGGACCTACTACTGTGCTGTTGCTTCATGTGGACACATACTGTTTGGAAACAAAACTAAGTTGGACTTCAAATGTGAGTAACAAAAATAATCAACTGCCAGTTGTGGTCTGTAAAGATTTGCAATCAAAGTGTGAatgaagataaagataaaagcTGAAATCTCTGTTTCTGTTGTCTGGCTCTCAGCAGGCGACTCTGTTCTGGTGTATTTCTTGACTGGAACCTTGACGTTTACCTCCATCCTAGTAGTTGTACTTATTTTCCAAATGTACAAGATGAACAAAATAATTCAATCTGCAGGTACAAAATTGAAGACTGTAAAGGCTGTTTCTCTCTGTATCCTCTCATCATGTCTTTTCAATAACAGACCTTTTTCTGTTTCTTACAAACAGAGGAAAGGTTTCCAGCTCCACCCGCAGCAAGCAAAGGGGTAACACTTAACTTTACAAAGTTGAATTTGAGttttcaggtttgcattattgcCAGAATCCATTTTGCGATCTTTCTTCTTaaatcaattaattaatttttttcttagGGACAAAATGAAGACAGTCCACAATATGCTGCTTTAGAGCTTAACCAAGCCAACAGATCCAGAAGACAGAGGAGCACCACCAACAGCGATTGTGTTTATTCCAGTGTACGGCTGCAGTGCTGAACTTGTTTTGCTGTTCAAGGAATATATTTTTGATATCCAGGTAGATATAAATCAATTTTTACTCCACCTTTGTTCTGCTGCAAAAAGATAAAACCTTCAGTTTGCGCTAACGTTTGGCACTGTGAAATTTTAGGGTCCTatacctgtatatatatattgtctTTTCGGTCTCAAGGAGAATGTTTCTTGATtaaaacaactctttttatttcttcacaTATGACTAAATATTTTAAGCCCATCAAAAATGTCTGAAATGCTGGACGTGAGTGTATTCAGTTGCAATTTCATAAACTCTTATTTTCAGAGCTTTTGCTGGTTATATTCAGATACTGCATGACTGTTCATTATTTGCTTCTGTGTTGTGTTTCACCGTACtggtctcctctctgctctacTTGACtggtttttattaaaataaaaccataatattttttttcttaaaagtgtgtggttttattttatttacatattatataATGGCAGGACATAGTTTCTATATTGCTGATCCCTGTTTTATGAACTCTTTATCTCATTCGACACTGACAGATCAGTGTGGTTGGTTAATTAAACTATGACAAAATGTCCAGAAAACACAAGCCTACGATTTTTTCACGGTGTTGTTTATTTCTTGCTTCCCTTTCGTCTGCCGCTGTAACATAAATTCAGCTCCCCCCAGAGCAAGCAGAGTGGTAAGACTAATCTTTACATATTCCAAACTGAATTAGAATTTTTTAGCTTCACAGGATTGTCAatgtcctttctttctttcttttttaatttattaatgcAATTAATGCATTACTGCTCACAATAAGTCGAGTTGAAGGTTGAGTTGAATTGTATCTTTGAAGTGCTTTGAGATAAGATTTGTAATGATTTGGCATCATAGCCTTTTAATAAAGCTATATTAAACTAAGTTAAATCTTAACTTATACAATAGATTCATAAAAAAAGCGGAACCAATGATGATATTACATGAGTGACCTTCTTAAGCTATTCAAGAAATATTTGTTTTACATTCAGCAGCAGAACCTAAGAAATGTGCAAATATGTTGctagctttattttatttattttttatttaacctttatttaaccgggcaagcaaattaagaacaaatttcttatttacaagtgcagcctaggggggtaaggggtgggagctaagatgaaaaaacaaagttatataaatacacaaaaagacattaaaacacaatacaaaagataaaacaattaatcaagTAAAACAGTCAGTATGCCCGAAGGAGGACTAAAGGCAAGTGCAGGAGTTGGTTGTACTTAATAAAAGATGTAGTTTGAAGGTGGAGATGGAAGTGAGAACAGAAAGTTTATGGGTTTTTTGTAGGGTGTTCCAATCAGAGGCTGCAGCGAACCGGAAGGCATTGCGCCCAAAGGTGGTGCAGACTTTGGGGATGGAGAGATTGATGAAGGCACTGGACCTTAGAGTGCGGGCAGGTTGTGAGAGGTGCAGAAGAGAGGAGAGGTAAGGAGGAGTAATGCCGAGGATAGATTTGTAGATAAGCAGAAACCAGTGATGGAGCCGTCTGGTGTGaagggaggtccagtctaccaggttatagaggtcgcAGTGGTGAGTGGTGAAAGGAGCCCCAGTTGCAAAACGGATGGAGTGGGTCCAGTTTACTGAGAGTAGAGTGAGGTGCGATACTATAGATGGTGTCACCGTAATCGAAAATGGGAAGAATGGTCATTTTGAcgagtgtgtgtttggctgcacggGTGAAGGAGGCCTTGTTCCGGTAGAGAAAACTCAGACGAGCTTTGACTTTTGACTATAGGTGTTTGATGTGGGTGGAGAAAGAGAGGGGCGAGTCCAACCAGAGGCCAAGGTATTTGTAGCTGGATACGAACTCTAGTTCAGAGCCGTCGGCGCAGAACAATTTAGGAACAGTGGTGGGAGTGTGTTTCCGGACAAAGacaatacattttgtttttttggtgttgaggAGGAGCTGGATACTGTGGAAGTGCTGTTCAACGGAAGTGAGGCTGTGTTGTAGTGTGGCTGCAGCGGACTGGAGGGACGGGCCCTCAGAGTAAAGGATGGTGTCATCGGCATATAGATGGATTTTTGAGTTGCTGGCAAACCTGGTTATGTCATTGATGTAGATGGAGAATAGTGTTGGGCCTAGAATAGAACCCTGAGGCACCCCTTTGGTGATGGTCAGAGGGGCTGATATGAAATTTTCGGACTTGACTTGCTGGACTCTGTGGTGTAGATAGCTGGAGAACAAATTACAGGAGTGGGGTGAAAGACCCATGTTGGAGAGCCTCTGTAGGAGTATGGGATGAGTGACAGAGTCAAAGGCCTCTGTCACCCAAAGGCCACTCAAAGATCAATGAAGGCAGCGATGCTTGGTCCACCGTCGCTGGGCGGGCGCcgcgtgcccctgcggatgtggggactccgtgacccttggggtgtccaccggggtggctccgggtggggccgggtccggggatcgggcatcccctgaccggggggtgcacgggcgggcgcggcggcggggtggcaccattcccaggtatctatgtcttatgttgtcagtatgaatggggggatgttggaccatttccccctccgtccGGGGGCTCCGGCAGCGCCGGGgccgcccgtggaggtacggtggggccctggcccggctcggagggccggctcccgtctactggatggccggtcggggggcgcgggtgtcttatcagggccggctttgctggtcctgcttcctggcttcggcctccgctccccctccttccccccctacacgattcatacgcacataggcgaggggcggggggtccgggtcgtgggggcattgtcccgtgtggcccggcactccccgcctcacggttttaacagcaaagtagacactgcacattcaacacttaataaatacatttgacaatgacacgtagttcgggaggggggggtcggtgtcaaatcgatacttggccctccccctccctgtttttatggcattaatcacatgcactcaacaccaggggcgggagggggtcccacatcacccgcgttccctcgccggcctgggataggtgggtcgggatacccgggcctggcggggctcgccgtgcagcctggggtgccttctggcggtgctgggccccccccggggagggggaaacggtgcgtgattgtgtgtctgtgtcggtgagaatgcggtgtggaagtgtcctgccatggaggatttgagcctccattggcaggacaacaaaacttaataatttatcaatattatattataaaaaggtggttataattattattattattattattattattattattattattattattattattgttattattactagtattattagtattattattatgtatagtatatcttattattatagtatatcttattattagtataggtatcggataggtgaatggataaatgaatgggatgcctgggtctggggccctccgttgtcaggcctgcgcgggtgtcgccctgttggggggttccctctctccgggcccatctccggtcccccccgctgcctctgcggtggggcgcccctctggtcttggagggccactttcatgGGGGCGGGTACGCCTGCCCgcatcggcggccggggcggctctgtctctccgggcaggctggccccctgccgggtgggggtcgttggcctggagggtgagggcctcctggccacgtgtccgggtggccggggattgcctgggtcgcggtccaccgccgcgggatccctggctgcttctttccgcgccatGGGGGGGCCCCCCctctcggccgccgccggggggggggggcctcgcaggcggtgggttgcctccctcctacttctcccctctgtggggttgctggtggcctgggttccgggttcttccgtgtaagcctctggtctcgcgggtggcggggttgctcccccccctcccccactatagatacacttcaggtggagctttgtttggtttattacacacacacacacacacacacacacacacacacacacacacacacacacacacacacacacacacacacacacacacacacacacacacacacacacacacacgcatgatcatatacatacacgcatacacacacatagacatacacactgacttgttcacctgcatgcttgctctgtagtttttggggttaggtagcggtagcttagctcagactgcgatcagatctcaagatttgggtcgattgctgttcatgttttggtcggcaccgtgccggtttcgtgctttgtttgtggttttttgttgcagatttccagtgcttgacgtgtgtttccgtgtgttcctgcttcctggattggcagtggatgtcgtcaccccccccaccccacccccccccaaaaaaaataaataaaatgctgtCGCATTGCAGATGATCTTTAACATAGAGAGCGACCCCGCCTCCTTTAGTAGCTCTGTCCTGGCGAAAAATATTATAACCTGGTATTAAAATGTCAGAATTAGCTATGTTTTTCTCAAGCCAAGACTCAGAGATAGCAAGAACATCAGGTGTAACAGTGTGAACCCAGGTTTTCAACAGATCAAGTTTGGGTAGCAGGCTGCGAATGTTGCGACGAATGCTAATATGTATGCCACCTCTGGCTAGCGGAGCTTGCCTGCTAGCCAGCGCCGGCAATTACAGCTTACCCAAATCTGGATGATGTGGTGAATGAACTCACGGTGGTGGAGAAAGCTGGGGATAAGAAACAAATATGGCCAGTAAAAGTGTAATGGTAAAATGATGTGGGCTCTTAAGAGCTGCTGTAAGTGGATAGCGGTGCTGTGTGTAAACGTACCAGCGAGGGCTACACTGTAGCCCGCCGTGATAAGTAGACTTGAAACAGCTAAAGGAGGGATCACAGTCATAAAAAGTCCTGGCTCAGGGCGACACTTACAGACACGGGCCCAACGAATTGGGCCCACTGCGTTGAATCGGCGCTGGTTTGTAGTCTGTTGCCCAGAGATCCGGGAGGTGAGTAGAATTAGCCTCCTGGCTAACAGCTGTCAAACTGACAAACGGTGTTGGTGGTTTCCTGCTGCAGCTGACAGCGTGAGAGAGGAGCTGACAGCGTGAGAGAGCGTGAGCAGCTGACAGCGTGAGAGAGCGTGAGATAGCTTAGCTTTGTTCCACATTCAAACGATAAACTATAATTTGTGTTAGATCATGTTTGCTATTCTGTACTTTTAAGGTCCTATATTATAgatcaaacatgtttttaagTATTTAAAACACTTTAGACGGTTTTGTCTCTCTATTTGACTGTGGAGAAATGTTTATGACAAAAATGATCAGTCTCACTCATTGTGTGTGACCATAGTGAAGCAGACATAGCGCTGTCTTTTGGTCAAAACTGTACTAATTTGCTTTTTATATATGAACATatccttttgtttttatatgCAGATATTGTCCTACTCACCCTTAAAGTTTAAACCTTAAAGCCTGCACActttaaaaagtattttattctgTATGGACTGTTATATGTTTATCCTACTTAGGTGTATTTAAATGTTCCCATTGGTCCCATTAAGGAAATACAAGTTTTGCCTTCCAGTTTACTTGTTAAATCTAGCAATGTGGGGTATTTTTCGAAGAGCGGTGCTATAGAACTTCAACCTCTGGAACGAGTTACATTTTCTGCACATTTTACATTTCAATAAGACATCAACTAGATTTCTGACCCTGAAAATCCAGAAACGACTCTGAAAGGACCTTGTATATCCACTAACCCTCCTTCTTAGCACAGGCTTTAGGTCATAGTAATCTTAAACAGAAGTCATTtactgtaaatatatatatatatatatatatatatttatatatatatatatatatatatatatatatatatatatatatatatatatatatatatatatatatataggcctattttcatacatgcgccttataacaaggttataaggcgcatgataaaacatatataaagtgaaacaaaaagTCTGATAAGTGGAACTTTCTTCCACTCATTCAGAATAACTCAGAACATCGTTCGGTTGTAACtgatacagaaaaataaactcaaattttaaatcattcatcttccaagaatccaccaataaaaagtgtGGGTAAGcgtcgtactacgtcctgttctctgattggttcatcgttgccagcgacagaatagaatagaatagaatgtctttattgtcatttgtacaggtacaacgaaattggatgcaatcttctttaaggtgcatggtttaaaaaatagatatattaaaacaacaacaactataaaaataaataatccttAAAAGGaataaacataaacaggaagacaacatacagtatttacatttggcaggtattgcatgattctatggcaggtattgcacggttcggtcagtattgcacatggaaaaagtcagtTTGAGTATTTAGCAGTATTGAGTGTAGTTATGGCTCTGGCATAGAAACTGTTCTTGAGTCTGTTTGTGCGTGATTTCAGTGTCCTGAAACGTCTGCCTGATGCCAACAGTTCAAAGTGTCCGGGGTGAGATGGGTCCTTGATGATTTTCCTGGCTTTCCTGAGACACTGGGTGTCTCAGGGAGGGGAGAGTGCAGCCGATTATTTTTTGGGCCGTGGTGACGACCCTCTGGACCTTCagcggacacctgaagttagcatgaggttggaacaacgttgtattccaactagggctgtccaagttagtgcgttaacgacgcgttaatttaacgttctcttaacgccgacaatttttttaacgcacacgattaaaaaaaaaaaaaagaaaaaaaaaaggtgcacatATTTCAGGCGCTTGacggcagagccgtctgggagatttgcgaggccctgtgcgaaatggcttgggggggccctcgaaatttttgggttttttgggtcggatcgggtgtctatatgcgcaattttaactctccaattagcaaaatactggataccttcccctgcctcatcatcatttgacttgcctcgacgcggggccccacggctgcttgagacccggtcggattggtgatttttgtgacaaatttatcaaacgagcctttcagagaggcattaaactcttccattttctttagtttttttcttttttcatcccctgatggaaatttcctgaatctgtctcgttctctcgacattgtgtgacagtttgttccaactcccaccgtgtggatcagagcagcttgtgtcaatgcgcttggtctgatcagttgtattgaacaacagacacgcgtcatcattgcacatatattttattgatatgcacagactagtacacatttaggtctgtaatggaatgtgactgttgatatttataagggaaaaaacgaaaacaaaaaacgaaaaaaaaaaaaaaatttttttttttttttaaaaacggcccatagcgcgaggcccattggggcgcgaggccccgtgcggtcgcacggttcgcacaccccttgcggcggctctgcTTGACGGTACCCGTAGTTCAAGGAAAAGTCtggtgaactgaaagatggagaatgaaaagggacttttgaacagcaagttcactttcaaaaagatgccagatggttcgctggacaagactgaagttatttacatgtaccatcgatttgaaatgaattaccatcgaagtacgtcgagtctcaaataccagagaGCGCCGCGCTGCTCCGCTCCCCCCCCTCGTCAAAatcagacaacgctggatagcagcttgcaaaaaaggacgagtcaaatcaaatcaaactgcatttgttaagcgcttttcttacaaaataagaaatgcaacgcaaagcgctttacataaaacataaaactcaacaATGCTCCCCCCGccgccgcacacacacacacacacacacacacacgcgcgcgcgcgcacaGACGGGCGCACACTGCGATTCGCACTGATGATTCAGGTGAGGAAATGGCTGAGTTACTCCCGTTccgttacatgtgcactttatttgtttgtaattcagtttttgtatccccctgttttTAACCCACTTAGGAGAACaggatattttttgagccttttattttcctccatatgagagacataattacagggaaaatttaactgaccaatgcacttcttgtacaatgtttgtgatgcatatggttcattgttttacactgAGCTGCTTAAAACAAGTTAGTCTttccaagtgtaaagttggggactacattgtgtttgtatttatgaaggaatgttacattcaggtcaaaagatttttttgtggaaattggcataaagcagcatatttgccctttctcaggttgttaacagtattaaaaacattaaaaaataccttgaggtaatttagaacagcacaaaatgtgtgaataaatatgaaattaatatgcgattaatcgcagttaattacagaaatcatggattaattaagattaaaaattttaatcgttggccagcactgattccaacatttgatcatAATCGGATAATGACATAGATTTAATAAATTGAGTTAACACTAAAAAATTAAAGGTTGGCTTGATGTCTAATGATGGTAATGTaacattgactagatgttggatgatggttgcttgccagcgctacataattagttatctaacgttgtctgacgttgcaacccgtatccaaccaaggaccaactttaatgtgtcagctgaacgGTCCGATCATCAATCAAGCGGACCGGCTTTTTCGTTACCAAAGACGAATTAAAACATGTTGACAGATTTTAGAGAGTgtgtaccacataaaactagttcaaggtcagtaagcacaagaAGAGTTTGTACTGTACATAAGGCACACCGATAgaatttaaggattttaaggCCGTcatatagtgtggaaaatacggtatgcaAAGTTAAAACAGGGTAATGTTTTTTGAGGTGTTttcatttcagttttatttatatagcatctatgcAAAAtttctctaggcactttccagagacagAAATGAACTAATATTTTCCTATTGAGATTTTCATATCCTTACCTTCTGTTTTCATCATAAAAGAAAGAGTGATAAAAGTTATTCAGAGTTGATGAGTCGTTGTGGTCTTTACCATCTGAACGTTctgaatgttttttgttttttttccaaaactgacaTCAAAAGTTGCAGTAAGCATGTGATCAGGTTTTCAAAGCAGAAAGTGTTGCATCACTTCCGCGTGGCCCATTATACAGAGACTTTCTTTAAAAAGTGAGAAAAGGATGTAGGTCATTTTCATTCTGCAAGACAACCTGAACAAAATGATATCTGCACAGGTCGTTACCTTAATGACATGGTTTTTCATTGGGGAAATTGGTGAGTTTTTGCTTTCGTAACTGCAGTTGAAAATATTGTACAGTGTCTTTAGTAACgtatgtttttattatgtttattttactgCAGCTCAAACAGATGCCATAAAAATgtcctcacctgttcaacaagTGAGACGGTTCGTATCAGTTAAAACTGGAGATAGCTTGACTCTGCAGTGTTTCTGTGACGATGTTGTTGATGCACGGTTTTACTGGTACAAGTTAAACCTGGGTGAAAAACCAAAGCTCATCTCCACCTTTTACAAATATGAGAGCGGTGGATATTTTCATGATGAATTTGGAAAACATTCACGCTTCACACTGGACACTGACAAAGGTAAAAACCACTTGACGATAAATAATCTGCTCATTTCAGATTCAGGCACTTACTATTGTGCAAGTAGCCACCTATTCAAGTTTGAGTTTGCAGAGGGGACTACAGTCATTGTAAAAGGCTCAAGTTCCATGATCCAAGCTGAAGTCCATCAGTCGTCATCTGAGACCATCCAGCCAGGAGACTCTGTGACTCTGAACTGCACAGTACACACTGGGGGCTGTGATGGAGAACACAGTGTTTACTGGTTCAAAGACTCTGAAGAATCTCATCCAGCCCTCATTTACACTCATGGAGGCAGGAATGATCAGTGTGGGAGGAAACGCAATTCAGGATCACACACATGTTTCTACAACATGCTGATGAAAAACCTGAATGTGTCTCATGCTGGGACCTACTACTGTGCTGTTGCTTCATGTGGACAAATATTGTTTGGAAACAAAACTAAGCTGGATTTGACATGTGAGTAACATTATAACTGAGCTTCAAAAATAATACAGAATTAcacttttaataaaatatttattgagATTCTCTCCCTGCAGATGAGGTCAACTTTGTATCTTATTTCTGGTGTGGAGCTCTTGCGTTTACCTCCATCCTGTGTGTTTTACTTGCTTTCTCGGTGTGTTTGATGAACAAGAAAAGCAACTATGAATCTTCAGGtagctcttaaaaaaaaatataaaataaaataacaataattattCTCACACCCTATGTTTTCACTGGATTAAATTTTTAtatgaaacattttctttttcacaagTTGAGTCCAAAACAGGATTACCACGTCTCACCACGGATGCAAAAGTGAGTTTTAATAATATAACTGAAGTGATCAGTTGCACTAGATATGTAATAGTAACAACAAACAATTCACTTCATGTCGCTCTTAAAACTGCTACTAAACACTTTGTGTCCAGGGTTACCTACGTGCAGAAAACATCTATTGTCCTACTTTGAGTGCCAACCTGACCAACAGATCAAGAACACAGAGGGATCCCACCTGGAGTGAATGTGTGTACTACACTGTAAAACCGTAGAACTTTGTTAGTATATTATAGCGTC
This window encodes:
- the LOC133419959 gene encoding uncharacterized protein LOC133419959 isoform X1, with product MISAQVVTLMTWFFIGEIAQTDAIKMSSPVQQVRRFVSVKTGDSLTLQCFCDDVVDARFYWYKLNLGEKPKLISTFYKYESGGYFHDEFGKHSRFTLDTDKGKNHLTINNLLISDSGTYYCASSHLFKFEFAEGTTVIVKGSSSMIQAEVHQSSSETIQPGDSVTLNCTVHTGGCDGEHSVYWFKDSEESHPALIYTHGGRNDQCGRKRNSGSHTCFYNMLMKNLNVSHAGTYYCAVASCGQILFGNKTKLDLTYEVNFVSYFWCGALAFTSILCVLLAFSVCLMNKKSNYESSVESKTGLPRLTTDAKVSFNNITEVISCTRYVIVTTNNSLHVALKTATKHFVSRVTYVQKTSIVLL
- the LOC133419959 gene encoding uncharacterized protein LOC133419959 isoform X2, whose translation is MISAQVVTLMTWFFIGEIAQTDAIKMSSPVQQVRRFVSVKTGDSLTLQCFCDDVVDARFYWYKLNLGEKPKLISTFYKYESGGYFHDEFGKHSRFTLDTDKGKNHLTINNLLISDSGTYYCASSHLFKFEFAEGTTVIVKGSSSMIQAEVHQSSSETIQPGDSVTLNCTVHTGGCDGEHSVYWFKDSEESHPALIYTHGGRNDQCGRKRNSGSHTCFYNMLMKNLNVSHAGTYYCAVASCGQILFGNKTKLDLTYEVNFVSYFWCGALAFTSILCVLLAFSVCLMNKKSNYESSVESKTGLPRLTTDAKGYLRAENIYCPTLSANLTNRSRTQRDPTWSECVYYTVKP